The sequence below is a genomic window from Leptospira dzoumogneensis.
TCTCCATCTTTAAAACTTCTCATATGAAGTTGGCAGGTGGTCACACCAGGAAGAGGACCGTGAGCCTCTCCGTTGATCATAATATTACAAGAACCGCAAATACCTTCTCTACAATCATGCTCGAACGCAATCGGATCATCTCCTTTTACGATCAGGTCCTCGTTAACTACGTCTATCATTTCCAAGAAAGACATATCGGGAGAAATCCCTTTGGCATCGTAATTTACGATTTTGCCTTTCTCTTTTGCGTTTTTCTGTCTCCAGACTTTTAGTTTGAGGTCCATTATTTGTAGCTCCTCGTTGCGAGTTTAATATTCTCGAATTCCAGTTTTTCTCTGTGTTCGGTAGGTTTTGCACCTACTCCTTTCCATTCCCAAGCAGTCGCATGACAAAATTTATCATCGTCACGTTTTGCTTCTCCGTCATCCATCTGGTGTTCAGTGCGGAAATGGCCTCCACAAGATTCTTCTCTTGTAAGAGCATCTAAGCATAGAAGTTCTCCGAACTCTAAAAAGTCCGCAACTCTTCCCGCTTTTTCCAAGGATTGGTTTAGCTCAGCACCGGAACCTGGAACGTTTACATTCTGCCAGAATTCTTCTCTGATCTGAGGGATTTTTACGAGAGCTTCTTTTAGGCTCTTCTCATCCCTTGCCATTCCACAATTATTCCACATGATCTTTCCAAGTTCTTTATGGAAAGAATCAACAGTTCTTTTACCTTTGATGGAAAGGAATTTGTTGATCTGAGAATTTGCGTCTGTCTCAGCCTTTTTGAATTCAGCATGGTCAGTGCTAGGAGTTTTTCCGAATCCAACTTCTGCCAGATAATTTCCGATCGTGTAAGGAAGAACGAAATATCCATCCGCAAGACCTTGCATCAATGCAGAAGCCCCAAGTCTGTTCGCTCCGTGGTCAGAGAAGTTTGCTTCACCGATCACGAATAAACCTGGAAGATTACTCATCAGGTTATAATCCACCCAAAGTCCGCCCATTGTATAGTGAACTGCAGGGTAAATTCTCATCGGAACTTTATAAGGATTTTCTCCAGTGATCTGCTCATACATTTGGAAGAGGTTACCGTATCTTTCCGCGATTGTATGTTCTCCCAAACGATTGATCGCAGAGGAGAAGTCCAGGTATACACCTTGGCCTCCCGGTCCTACGCCGAATCCAGCATCACAAACTTCTTTTGCAGAACGGGATGCTATATCTCGAGGACAAAGGTTTCCATAACTTGGATACTTTCTTTCTAAGTAATAATCTCTTTCGCTCTCAGGGATATCCGCAGGGTTACGAGTATCTCCCTGTTTTTTAGGGACCCAAATACGTCCGTCGTTTCGGAGAGACTCGGACATCAAAGTCAATTTGGACTGATGGTCTCCTGAAACCGGGATACAAGTAGGGTGGATCTGAGTGTAACAAGGGTTAGCCATGAAAGCTCCCTTCTTATAAGCGCGGAAAGTAGCAGTGACGTTAGAACCTTTCGCGTTTGTAGAAAGATAGAATACGTTACCATATCCACCGGAAGCAAGAACAACTGCGTCCGCAGAGTGAACTGTTATTTGACCGGTAACTAAGTCTCTGATCACAACACCTTTTGCATGACCATCGATCACAACTAAGTCCAACATCTCAGTTCTAGGATACATCTTCACATTTCCTAAACCTATCTGTCTGGAAAGTGCGGAATAAGCTCCTAATAGAAGCTGTTGTCCAGTTTGACCTTTAGCGTAGAATGTACGGGAAACTTGTGCTCCACCAAAGGATCTATTATCCAAATGTCCGCCGTATTCTCTTGCGAAAGGAACACCCTGAGCCACGCATTGGTCGATGATGTTTGTGGAAA
It includes:
- a CDS encoding fumarate reductase/succinate dehydrogenase flavoprotein subunit gives rise to the protein MSLDSKIPSGPLEKKWDDYKSHIKLVNPANKRKYTVIVIGTGLAGGSASATLAELGYNVKTFCFQDSPRRAHSIAAQGGINAAKNYQNDGDSVYRLFYDTIKGGDFRAREANVYRLAQVSTNIIDQCVAQGVPFAREYGGHLDNRSFGGAQVSRTFYAKGQTGQQLLLGAYSALSRQIGLGNVKMYPRTEMLDLVVIDGHAKGVVIRDLVTGQITVHSADAVVLASGGYGNVFYLSTNAKGSNVTATFRAYKKGAFMANPCYTQIHPTCIPVSGDHQSKLTLMSESLRNDGRIWVPKKQGDTRNPADIPESERDYYLERKYPSYGNLCPRDIASRSAKEVCDAGFGVGPGGQGVYLDFSSAINRLGEHTIAERYGNLFQMYEQITGENPYKVPMRIYPAVHYTMGGLWVDYNLMSNLPGLFVIGEANFSDHGANRLGASALMQGLADGYFVLPYTIGNYLAEVGFGKTPSTDHAEFKKAETDANSQINKFLSIKGKRTVDSFHKELGKIMWNNCGMARDEKSLKEALVKIPQIREEFWQNVNVPGSGAELNQSLEKAGRVADFLEFGELLCLDALTREESCGGHFRTEHQMDDGEAKRDDDKFCHATAWEWKGVGAKPTEHREKLEFENIKLATRSYK